The window CTGCTGTTTGCTTCTCATCGACGCGTATGCCTCTCTGCCGTTGAGTTTGTCTATGAGATTCATTACAAATGTGGAGCTGGGAGCTTTGCCTGTTTCATCGATTATGCTGTTAGCCAGCAGTTCTGAGCTCCCCGTAAGAAAGATTTTGCCCGGTTTTCCGTCGGCAATAAAAGTTTTCTCATTGCTTAGTTCGGTTGGGTTGATTCCGGTTGTTTCTTCCCCGGATTCTTCTTCACCTTCCTCTTTTTCTTCCGCCGGTTTCTCTGGAATTTCTCTGTTTTTAAAATAACTCGGAAATTCTCCTTCCAGAAGCAGGCTTAGAGGATAGCTTCTGAATTTTGAAGGGTCTTGCGGGGGGCGTGTCATCATGGGGTTGAGAGTAATTCCCTCGCTCATCTCCCAGGATCTTTCCGAGGAAGAAAAGAGTATATTCTCCGTGACTCCAATTTCTTCTATCCGTTCTTTAAGGGGGTTCACCGGCGATGCTTTAAGTGTGATTAACGCCTTGATATTTTTCATGAATTCCACGTTGCTGTTGATATTTTTGTTTTTTATAAGAGGAGCGAAATACACTTTCTGTTTTCCGCCGCCGTATCTGCGGGGCATGTTCTGCTCGTAGCATTCCTCGTCGAGAATATAAGAATTGCTTGTTTGTGCCCCATAGTTTGATAAGAGCTTTCCCAGCCCGGTCTTTATGGGCATATAGGTGGGGCGGTTGTTGTATCTTCTCTGCATCTGGTTACCGGATGGCTCAATTTGTTCAAAGGGGTCGAGGAAAAAAGCCACAGATTTTCCACTCATAAGGAACTGATCTATTTCGAAGAGTTCGTACTCGGAAAAATTTTCTTTAGGACCGGCGATAATAAGACAATCTATCCCCTTAGGTATATCATTCTGCTTTAGATCCACTTCAGAGACAGAATAACTTTCTGAAAGAAGAGAGTTGAAATTATCAAGTGAATTTGTTCTGCTCGTTCCATTTCCCTTAAGCGGGGTTGACCCGTGGCTCGTCAGATAACCGATCTTCTTGTTGATATCTATAACGTTATCAATAGCTTCACTTATTGTTTCCTCAATAGTGCTTAGGTCGGCGAGTTGGTATTGAGTTCCGAAAATGGGCATGTTCATAACATTAATCAATTCTATTGTTTCGTATTTCCCTTCGTTAATAACGACGATACCGATTGAACCGTGGCCTTTTTCGATTGTTGTATTTCCCGATTTATCTTCAATCGCCGGCCATCTCAGGGTCATCACATTGTATTTTGACACCTCTTCTTCGAGAGAAGAGTCCTCGGTTGGATTCCGTTTTTCAAAATCCAGCCTTGAGTAATACTTGTCGTTCAGGTTCTCCAGGGCAGACTCAATCTTTTCCGGTATTTGCGGCAGTTCCTCCATATTGATCTCTGGAGCTATCTTTTCCAGAGATGTGGAATAGTACAGTCTGACCGTTATCTGTTCTTCGAGATTGAGAAGAGCGCTTATCTTGTCGTTCATTTTCTCTATTTTCGAAGTAATTTTGTATTCCAGTCCGTCAGTGGATGTAATTGAAGGTATTTTGTCTATGATATCTCCATGAACCATTGCTATCCCCATATATGCTTTTTTGAACTGTACTTCGTCCTGTTCTATGTTCTTGATCTGTACGGGGTATATGCCGTAG of the Candidatus Krumholzibacteriota bacterium genome contains:
- a CDS encoding Gldg family protein is translated as MSRNIKTGKYFKFLVYVVIVILINLAGITIFSRVDLTSGKIYSLSEASKEAVKTLSEPLTVNVFFTRDLPAPHNNTRRYLRDMLEEYSVNSNKYFNYRFYDVSVKEGDLNEESRKNQQLAHSYGIYPVQIKNIEQDEVQFKKAYMGIAMVHGDIIDKIPSITSTDGLEYKITSKIEKMNDKISALLNLEEQITVRLYYSTSLEKIAPEINMEELPQIPEKIESALENLNDKYYSRLDFEKRNPTEDSSLEEEVSKYNVMTLRWPAIEDKSGNTTIEKGHGSIGIVVINEGKYETIELINVMNMPIFGTQYQLADLSTIEETISEAIDNVIDINKKIGYLTSHGSTPLKGNGTSRTNSLDNFNSLLSESYSVSEVDLKQNDIPKGIDCLIIAGPKENFSEYELFEIDQFLMSGKSVAFFLDPFEQIEPSGNQMQRRYNNRPTYMPIKTGLGKLLSNYGAQTSNSYILDEECYEQNMPRRYGGGKQKVYFAPLIKNKNINSNVEFMKNIKALITLKASPVNPLKERIEEIGVTENILFSSSERSWEMSEGITLNPMMTRPPQDPSKFRSYPLSLLLEGEFPSYFKNREIPEKPAEEKEEGEEESGEETTGINPTELSNEKTFIADGKPGKIFLTGSSELLANSIIDETGKAPSSTFVMNLIDKLNGREAYASMRSKQQRFNPLDETSSGSRAFVKTFNIAGLPVLVILFGIIIWMRRESKKRNIQRIFEK